A genomic region of Plasmodium cynomolgi strain B DNA, chromosome 5, whole genome shotgun sequence contains the following coding sequences:
- a CDS encoding hypothetical protein (putative), with product MNTGIADAASISITIGETVPRGDGSYLSSGRKFERDSGQIRNGVEYCLYEESSVGGEGNRYGDGDGCRDGDGCRNGDGYGDGDACRSGDGYFHGDSSDDSEGDLSNDRDSDWFGSESSFAIDGEGIPKRRREGPWRAEKDHGEEAEEGEEAEGGEEAEEEAEAEDAEEAASMKSQTRLNNKRREGQKNANDDSQEEGENYAESYRSSNSRNIKQHKWEDYYQRKGSFKFIGNRNNSNTSDTKSGSELKSLVSSSRNDDTSVLNEEEGIITIDPSCSKRRGSIVQSDWVKTPQGGVTQENKNHQLVNQMDDEHTKRRRSKKKKTSCDAIEGIINEQKEILKKIKRRKKMKRRGSINEIVRDVREEDAGVSVPTRVDFPLEEKRQFLWDAYGWKMEDHQDEDFRGGGHKIMLKIGNPNREEKEHIEKGTEIEEGSLDHSCYNKGEGPNRGETSQGGRRIREDTSYSGLHEDRASVISGRSVERRPNGSAQRSIDGCDPKRGGSPIWPSHLGWKEISEEIKSKLCVVIKNKPAEWSDYDLRKFIESQFSGNNHFPVFEDIFLTKSCPTMATVAFKNERLKKYFLNCQKFKLPSSTRRYANGGNRGGGSTTASYHYNSRYSSFLILQEYIASHNGIHFNNAKKQPCQRKEGGGYSAQAKYKANRSEFVPTRVRESTKDDFSRSGRYQSRNYKYVSDMRSDSRHASMNPQYDRSEMNKRMNQSGKNVYHTRS from the exons atgaatacaggGATCGCTGACGCGGCTTCTATCTCGATTACCATCGGAGAGACGGTTCCACGTGGCGATGGCTCATATTTGAGTTCCGGtcgaaaatttgaaaggGACTCCGGTCAAATTAGGAACGGCGTCGAGTACTGTTTGTATGAGGAGTCCTCTGTTGGTGGAGAGGGTAACCGTTACGGCGATGGTGACGGTTGCCGCGATGGTGACGGTTGCCGCAATGGTGACGGATACGGCGATGGTGACGCCTGCCGCAGTGGTGACGGCTACTTCCATGGTGACAGCAGTGACGACAGCGAGGGCGATCTTTCAAATGACAGAGACAGTGACTGGTTTGGTAGCGAGTCCAGCTTTGCGATAGATGGAGAGGGAATCCCAAAGCGGAGGAGAGAGGGCCCGTGGCGAGCTGAGAAGGACcacggggaagaagcagaagaaggagaagaagcagaaggaggagaagaagcagaagaagaagcagaagcagaagacgCAGAAGAAGCCGCGTCGATGAAGAGCCAAACCAGATTGAACAACAAACGAAGGGAGGGTcaaaaaaacgcaaatgATGATTcacaagaagaaggagaaaactaCGCAGAGTCATATCGGAGCAGTAATTCTAGAAATATAAAGCAACACAAGTGGGAGGATTATTACCAAAGAAAGGGTTCTTTCAAATTCATCGGAAATAGAAATAACTCAAACACGTCTGATACGAAAAGTGGAAGCGAATTGAAGAGCTTAGTTAGCTCCTCTCGAAATGATGACACGAGTGTGCTCAATGAGGAAGAAGGCATCATCACCATCGATCCAAGTTGTAGTAAAAGACGCGGAAGTATTGTGCAATCCGATTGGGTGAAAACTCCCCAGGGAGGAGTCACgcaggaaaataaaaaccatCAGCTAGTAAACCAAATGGATGATGAGCATaccaaaaggagaagaagcaagaaaaaaaaaacatcctgTGATGCAATCGAAGGTATaataaatgaacagaaggaaattttaaaaaaaattaaaagaaggaaaaaaatgaagagaagaG GTAGTATAAACGAAATAGTGAGAGATGTACGGGAGGAAGACGCAGGGGTGAGTGTACCAACGAGGGTGGATTTCCCATTGGAGGAGAAAAGGCAGTTCCTTTGGGATGCCTATGGCTGGAAGATGGAGGATCATCAGGATGAAGATTTCCGAGGGGGTGGTCATAAAATAATGTTGAAAATAGGAAATCCAAATAGGGAGGAAAAGGAGCACATAGAGAAAGGGACAGAAATAGAGGAGGGTTCACTTGATCACAGTTGTTACaacaaaggggaaggacCAAACAGGGGAGAGACATCTCAGGGGGGGCGGCGCATTCGTGAGGATACCTCGTATAGTGGCCTCCACGAAGATCGAGCAAGTGTCATCAGTGGGAGGAGCGTAGAAAGGCGCCCAAACGGAAGCGCACAACGAAGCATAGATGGCTGCGATCCGAAGAGAGGTGGATCGCCGATATGGCCAAGCCATCTAGGATGGAAAGAAATCTCAGAAGAAATTAAGAGCAAGCTATGTGTTGTCATTAAAAACAAACCAGCCGAGTGGAGCGATTACGATTTGAGGAAATTCATAGAGTCCCAATTTTCAGGAAATAATCACTTCCCCGTTtttgaagatatttttttaacaaagaGTTGCCCGACCATGGCTACCgttgcttttaaaaatgaacgattaaaaaaatattttttgaattgCCAAAAATTTAAGTTACCTTCTTCGACCAGGAGATATGCAAACGGTGGCAACCGTGGAGGTGGTAGCACGACGGCTAGCTACCACTACAATAGTAGGTACTCCAGTTTTTTAATTCTACAGGAATATATAGCGTCTCATAATGGAATccattttaataatgcaAAGAAACAGCCATGTCAGAGGAAGGAAGGGGGCGGTTATAGTGCCCAAGCAAAATATAAGGCGAACCGTTCAGAGTTTGTCCCTACCCGAGTGAGAGAATCTACAAAGGATGACTTTTCCAGGAGTGGTAGGTACCAAAGTCGTAACTACAAATATGTATCAGACATGCGATCAGATAGCAGACACGCCAGCATGAACCCCCAGTATGATAGAAGTGAGATGAACAAGAGGATGAATCAGTCCGGAAAGAATGTGTATCATACGAGGAGTTAA